A stretch of DNA from Limanda limanda chromosome 16, fLimLim1.1, whole genome shotgun sequence:
TGTCGACCACTGCAGTATCACTCTATCATGTCAAAGCAAAGACTCATGAAGTTAGTGTGTTTCTCCTGGTTAACACCTTTCTGCATTATAGGCATAAATATTTGTCTAACATCAAGACTGAAGTTATGCAGCCCGTATATTGCCAGTCTCTTCTGTGTGAATTGGGTCATTGTTGCACTTGCTTGTTTCCCAGCTGAAACTATGGTTAACAACATCGTTGCTTATATTACAATACtcatttatgtatttcatgGTGTATTTATAGTTTGGTCCTATATATATCTCATTAGAACATGTTTTAACTCTCTAGAAAACAGGGCAAAGTTCATGCAAACATGTGTGCCACATTTACTCTCTTTGATCACTTTTCTTTTCACGTTACTTTTTGATATTATGAATATACGATATGGTTCAAAGAAACTACCTCAATCTcttaaaaactttatttctatgGAGGTTCTCGTCATACCTCCGCTAATGAATCCTCTCATTTATGGTTTTAAGTTGACTAAAATACGTAATACATTTCTGGGTTATATGActttaaaaattaaatgaaagtcCTACAATAATACAAGAGTCTAACAAAAAGCTGATGCTCTAGATTTAGACTGGGCTGATTTTCATAAACTGATTTATTAAATTCTCGCTTCATAtctttgcattttgcactaAATGccttgtgtgtattttatccTTAGTTTTTTTTCAGGATTTAATTGAGTGCAATTTTAAATTTCGTTTTCATTACTTCTGTTGAATAATAATCGAAATAGATAAATGTACaaagataaataatgaaaagtataacatttcaaataaaacacagcctAAGTGTCTGCATTGGCCGGGGCATCACTGCCGGCGGATGCTCAACACCAGCAGATTCAGAGGACTGGCTCAGTCCTGAGGGTGCAGCTGGACCCTCTGCATGTCGTCACTGAGTGGAGGATGTTGTCAGAACTCTTCTTCATCATGGCCCACCCTCAAAGTAATGTTCTGGTGAGCCAGAGGAGCACGAGGCTCGGAATGACTAAGTGCTCCTCGGAGGTCATTCCTTCCTGAGGCAATCCAGTTATACAACTCCTTCATCAGAACTCTACTGTACTACTCCTGATAATCTATTGTTTCACTCATgtccatatttattttttctgcacATATGCATTGACAATTTTCAAGTGTTGAGCAGTCGTTCAAAAGCAATTTCCTTGTGGGCATAAATCAAGTTTTTCTGAATGTAGATTTGTCATTGCAGAGGTAATGACCTATGCTGCAAccaaccaccaggtggtgaCCAAGACacgttggcttcacttttaaggAGCTGTCATCCATccttatattcagtctatgggCGGGTCTAAgcaatcataaataaatatacttgttattctattttgtaTTGTTGCTTCACTTTGCATCCTTGCGaacactgtgttttatttgtatacagtGTGATACTTAGTGTCAAGTTTATAAAGACCCAATCTTACACCGTTTCAAACGGGTCTCAATTGTTCAAGCTTTATTTCcgctttggttttgttttgaaaatctCCTGcggaaacaaagaaacacaactttcctgagagagggagagtgagagagagagagagagagagagagagagagagagagagagggagagagagagataatgagagcgagagagagataaagacagagagagagagagaaaaagagagagagagagagtgcgagCTAGAGAAAAAgcgagaaagaaagagagagagagctagagagaaagaaagagagcgagagaaagagctagagagagagagagggcgagagagagagagagtcctgaGCTGACCGAGCAGTGCCGCCTCCACGCCACACGGCGGCGGTAGCGCACCGTTCCCCGGGCCGTGGTGGAGAAgaagcgtggggggggggggctgactcTCGGACAGTGAACACTGCGGTACATGCGACAGCCGCTCAGCCCATGAACGCGTTTCTCCCCccgacagcagcagcggcgACGACACGGAGGAAAACAGTCGAGTGTCCGCGGCGGAGACGAGCCCGACACAACCCGGGGAACCGTGACTTCTGCTCGGCGCCGCAGCAACCGTGAGtggcctctcccccccccccctccggtgGTGTTATCTAGCTGGGCAGCGGAGGATGAGCGGAGCTGCGAACACGACTCGGGTTCCGCTGGTGTTTTATGTAAGATCGGTGCTGGTGATGGAGCTGCGCAGGCTCGTTTACCGCGACCCCCTACCGCGGGATTAACCCTGGTGTGTGAGTGCGGTTTGTGGGGACATCTCGCCTGGAGGTTCACCGACACAGAGTGGCCCGGTGGTGGAGGTTCAGCCTGTCAGAGTGGCCCGGTGGTGGAGCTCTGCCCCGGGGACCACAGTCTCACAGGCGCTATGctagctgctgctgatgctgctgatgctgctgcggctgcagaTCTGTGTTGTGCAGGTTGAGTCAAATCCACTCCTGCGTTTAAAAtccacagcagagagaaggagagagagagagagaacaactgGATTATTCAGAAGTCAATTCATCTGAATCCTCCGATTTAAAGGGAATCAACTGGAACCAGAACTGACATTttgctgtaattgctgcaaattATGCCACATTCCCCCCCTATAATAAAAAATAGACCTGCTCTGGTAACACTGAGTCTCATGTGGGGAGAGCaaccagttttcttttttactccCTGACACAGTATTTACCCCCGAGTCAGATTGAACCATCAGTTCTTTTCTCCTGCAAAAACCTTTCAATTCTCAAATGTATCCATCATGGATTTACACAATTTATTATGTTATAATTGTGTTATAACGTGCAAAACACTAACCAACTTTGTTGCTgcaaaaaaaggacattttttaCACCAGTATCTGTTACTGCTCTTCCCAGATTGCACTGAAGCCacgtttttatttaaaaacttcaAAATTCTGTAAGCATAACTTCTGAAtcatgaatatgaataaaacGATCATCGCTATAACACGTGTATCCAGTGGCCACAAGAATGCACTCGTCCATTTGTTATTCAGCTgcttttaaagtgaaaaaactCAGTTCTTCATGTTATGCAATGCACTACATTGTGTATGATCCAGCAAATAGACAGACCAGGACAGAGCAGAACTGT
This window harbors:
- the LOC133022161 gene encoding olfactory receptor 11H4-like, yielding MMDNVSVIKVFYLSGLSETMNYRSVLFSLTLLCYCVILLVNMTLIVTIILEKNLHEPMYILLCAFCMNGLYGSTGFFPKFLWDLLSPVHVISYSGCLLQALVMYSFAGIDLSFLAVMAYDRYVAICRPLQYHSIMSKQRLMKLVCFSWLTPFCIIGINICLTSRLKLCSPYIASLFCVNWVIVALACFPAETMVNNIVAYITILIYVFHGVFIVWSYIYLIRTCFNSLENRAKFMQTCVPHLLSLITFLFTLLFDIMNIRYGSKKLPQSLKNFISMEVLVIPPLMNPLIYGFKLTKIRNTFLGYMTLKIK